The Salarias fasciatus chromosome 12, fSalaFa1.1, whole genome shotgun sequence DNA segment ACAGGTCTCCCGAACAAATTTGGCCGGTCtgtgtaacctggagagaagttGGAACGGTTCGTGTCATAAGTATGTGCAGCTTTACTTGCATGCACTGTGCCGTGACCCTTGTGTGCCTGGGGCAGTCATGGCCCGCTTTTACCCCTGATCTTACTCTTTGCACAAACGCGGggccactccccccccccctgccacACCCCAATCATTCAAGGctttcgtgtgtgtttgttcaccaATCACAGCAAACTAAGGAAAGCACACCTTACAAAGTGGAATGACCTCAATTTATACTTCTGTCTGCAAGTAATACCCACGACGAAAGCAAAggcagaacaaaataaaaaaaaagaaaatcctatGCATGAAAATGTCTTGTGTTTCAAGATATCTATACTTTGTAAGAAATTAAAGCTATTGTAATTCCATCAATGTTTACACTTCTCTCCATAACATTCCTGGGAATACTTTATATACAAGAGGCCATATTCTGCATGACTATGGTGTAATCTCAATAAAGTGGTTTGTTAGCATCCACAGGACAGACCAATAATCAGCTGAGCACATGATCATGAGAACTTGCATATAACTATATCGGTAGCAGACTTTGAGAATAATCTCATTCTTCAAAAGAGATGTCCTGTACATACAGATCCAAATATcccctgttttgttttctctgtaaagccACTCCTGCCCCCATGTGGCAGTGATTCAAACACTCACCAGTCCTTCCTTGTGCCACTGCAGCTACAGCGATCATCACCTGATTGCCAAGTGTTGtctaaaagttaaaaaaaacgaGGATTTTCTCTGAGCTACAACCTATAGCTGTCTTCTACTTGATTCTGCCAGTTCAGTGGAATGTTTCTTCTTTATTCTCTGTATTTGTAAATAGATAGTGCATGAAATGGAAAGATGTATGTTTGCAAATAACTTTGCATGTAAAGATTTTGCAGAGAGTTTACACAGATCAATAAAATCTAAAGAAATATGAATGCAGAGTCGTTTTTGTGTAACGATTTGTTACAGTCATGCTTAGACGATTCCAGAAAAGCAATGGAATAAGTGGAAAGACCAATAGCGCATACCAGTGATCAGGTAAACAAAAGCATGGAAACTAAGATTTATTGCTTGGGGTTACATATATAATCGCATTTTATATATTAATGTGCAGCATCGTTGCATGCATGCTCGGTCTAGCTCACCCTGTGCGCCCTTTGCTGTAAATCTGTGCAGACATAATTCATTTGGATCAGATTTGCGTCACTTTGAGAAGAGAGGGTGTCAAATTTCTCCATGTCTGCAGACCAATAGgaagacccccccccaccccgacctCGAACGGTCTTTCTGCAAGAAGCACATGCCTTGTTGAGAAACACACGCCTCTGAGCCCGCAGGTACTGAAATGCTGCTGTAACTCCCGGTGCATTCATCCTCTCACACACTGTTGTAACACTTTAACGGGGCTGATCAAACGCGACCAGACACTGAGATGAGAAGCAGGTGTCTTCTTCAAGTTGCTTCGGTCTTGTCGTCACTCTTTTTGACAAAAGCACACGATGTGAGCGGAACCGGTGTCTCCTGCATTAGAtccagtcctgcagggggaCAGACGCGCGTCTCGTTCGTGCGTCAGGACAGGAGCGGCGCGCGCTCCTTGTTGCTCACCCTGTGGTCCGAGGACGCGGAGCTGCTCGCCTGCGAGGTGCATTCCGACCCGCGAGTCACGGAGAGCTACGCCAAGATTTGCGAGAAAAACGACACCCGGGGTCAAGAAGTCTTCTGGAAGTTCAACCTCAGCGTCCTGCAGGCCCCGGACGGGCCCTGCTCGCCTGCCTCCCGCAGCGCGCCGGGGACCGGGGGCGCGGAGGGCAACAGGCGGAGGAAACGCGCCTGGATATTCCCGGGGACTCTGTGGTGCGGCAGCGGGAGCAAAGCCGGTGGATATGATCAGTTAGGTGAGCATActgagaatttattttattttattttattttattttattttattttattttattttattttattttattttattttagtggTCGGacgagacagagcagagcagaagtgGTTAAAGACAATATTGGTTCTTCAGTGTTATGTAAGGTCGATGGTGTGTGAAGCCAGCCATGCAAAGACTTGGCCCTGtcaaaaaatctgaaacacccAGAACTTCCCGCCAGAACAACTTAAACAATTACCAGTtcagctacttttttttttctttatgtgtgtACTTCGTGCTTATTTTCATAATTTATGTGAAATAACTGATGCTACGTCAGGGCATTATTATTGCAATTGTCAATGTGTTTTTAGAGTTGTCTGGGAGTTTATTCACACTTTTTCCAAATTATTCTGAAATTAATGAAAGAAAACGAGAATTTCTGAGGGAAAAAGTGTACTTCAGGGAACACATTTTAGACAAAATGGTAAAAATGATGATAACTATGAACTGCACAGAACTTTGAGAGATGAGATAAATTCTAGAGATTTCAGTGCAATCCCTTTAAAATGAATCTGCCATgaatttggtttgttttaggtTTTTCACATAATCATATATTTTAAGCCTTTCTAATGAGCACTCTTTCTTTTACAGTTTATGAGAGAAACATATTAAAATaattactactactactactactactactactaataataataataataataataataataataataataatgataataataaaataataatcttTATTGATGCCTTTGGGAAAACTATTTCTTTGCATTTGACCCATCCTAATAATAGGACCTATATAGGTCACAGAATAACCCATCCTTAACTTCACATACAACACAGTACAGGGCAGTGGGCTGTATCAGTGAAGGGAGCTGCTGAGAGCCAAGGGCCTTTCTTACTGGCCCACATTTgacagtgggattcaaaccaaaGAATCTCACAAAACAAACTAGCAATAAGCAGTCACTCCAATTTAAGTTAATATATAAAAGGAAAGTTGAATTTGCATACAACCCATGTTTTCTGTGCGGCTTGTGACTTGAATGAATCAGGTAACATTTCTCCTTGATGAAGCGATTGTGTGATTAAACTtcagtgtcactgctgctgtgcacagGGATGTTCGAGAGTGCAGACAGATGCTGCCGTGAGCACGATCACTGCCGGCACATCATCCCGGCTTTCACAGTGAATTATGGCGTCTTCAACTCAAACGTTTTCACCGTTTCACACTGCGAGTGCGACCAAAGGTAAGTCTCAGAATTCAGCCACTGGCCGTCTTATCTGGAGGCAAGGTTCATTCCTGAGAGAATTTTCCTTTGCCTCAAGAAAAACTCCTGCAGACTGTAActcacctctctctccctgacCTGTCCTCATTTTGCTCTGACTGGCTGAGAAAGTCAAGTAAGAACAGATTTTCTTTGAAGCCTCGATGTATAAGTGAGAAGAGGATCTCTTCCAAAGGAAGCTGCGCTCCTCTCCTGGAATGCTGCTGTTATATCATTTTGTTGCCATGCAATTAAATGTAAACGGATTTGAGATGAACCTGAGGTGATATTACTATTTATTCAGGAGTAATAAAACCACCACTGTAATCAGCCTTGGAGATATACTTCAGTTGTCCTGTGTGAACATGTTTCTTGCTATTTATGTGTTTTGTGGGCATTCCAATCCCGTCCACACAAGCCAATATTCAAACCCACAGAGATGCGTTTTGTTGCCACTTCATGTGTTGATAGCTGCAAACGTAATGTGTTTGCCCTCTAGCTTTGGGTGTTCATCAACAAGTAagtcacactgacacacattttAATTCGCCTCTCACCTCAAAGCTTATATCTCCTTACAAATTGTTTGGTCGAGCTGAAAGTTGTAGGCAAAACAAGGCGGCATTCAAGGATTTTTACGCCACCGTCTGCCGTGTGTTTGCTGACTGGAGTGCGTCTTGACCCTGGCTTGCTCCTGTTTCACTTCTCGCCAGGTTTCGGGAGTGCCTCCTGGGTGTTAATGACAGCATTTCTTCCATGGTGGGCTACAGCTTCTTCAACATCCTCCAGGTCCCCTGCTTTGAGCTCAGGCAGCAGCGGCGCTGCACGGAGATGTACTGGTTTGGAATGTAAGACACACTCTGGCATCGCTGCCTGAATTGTTAAATACAACTTGTTGGCTTGTCGGGTGGAAAGTTCAGGTGCAATCATAGAATAAGCCAAGATAGCAGATGCACTTCAGAAGCTTGTGTTAACTTGCCTGACACTCTGCCAAACCTCACAGAATAATGGAAACCACACCTTCACCCGCTTAACCACAGCTGTATCTGTCAGATTGCTAAAGCAGGCTTACAAACAAGGAGTGATTAATggttaaccttttttttccttgtgaaaATCATACTGGTTTGTTCAACTGCTGTAATACCCAATATTTAAAGTGTCTGATTAAGTGAATCATTCTTAATTTTCCTAATAATTGCTGAAATGACTGTTAATAGTCCAAATACAAATTGAACTGTTCAACAAAACAAGAAGCCTGGTCTACATGAATTGTATTTTATTCATAAAGTCTTGGgaaatagatttattttttgactGGTTTTAACAAACATGTTTGTTCTCTTCAGGTGCAAAGTAGCCGGAGTGGCTCCATATGCTGTCTTTAAAAATCCACTTCCTTTCAACACCTCTGACAGCACCGCTACAAGTAAACCTCCTGATGCTGAAAACAACCAGGGGCAGCTGGTAACCAAAAGCCCCACAATCAACCCTCGAAGAAAGTCACCCAAAGCCCAAGTTCGATGTGACTCCAGAGATCCACCCCGAGGAGACACTTTCCACCGCAGAACATCAAAAGGGAAAGGATGCAGACGACGCCAGAATCTCTCTAAAGCAGCACCTTCTGAAATGCGTCCAGCGTCGAGGACACCCTCCACCACTGAGAGGATGAAAACAGACATCCTGAATGCTTTCAAAAGCAACTCGTctttgtcaaataaaaaaacagctggaagaagaAACAAGATTATCAGCAAGAAGTCAGAGATTTCCTCTACAAAACCACCAAACACCCTGCCTGTGACACCGCATCTCCACCCAACAACAGCCGTCGTATCACTGGCTAAAAGCAATAACAAACGCAAAAAAGCACCAAAGCAAAATGACTGCTGCGGACCGAGGATACCTGCAGGTGGCGAGACCATTCAGCTACACTGTAAGAGCTGCCATGAACAAGAAAATTTATCCCACCAGATGACTGCTACACAAGAAAAATCAGCTGTGAATGGCTTTCAGGCCAAGCTGGCAACTCTGGAAAACCTCCATctgaaaaagaaagcagaaacaTCCAAAAGGCACAGTTTGACAATACTCTCAGATGCAGTTATTACCGCAGTACCTGTCACAACAAATTCACCAGAATCTCCTGACAGAAAGAGCAAGCAGGAAAATCGGTTGAAGCCGTTTGTGAAGGAAGAGCCTGCTTCCAGTGACACTGcccagagcacacacacagcgacaagCCTTCACCAGAATAACGCTCCTCCCAATAAAACAGGTgagtgactggagctgctgaccCAGTCTCTTCTGCTGGGGCCATTTGAA contains these protein-coding regions:
- the LOC115397710 gene encoding group 3 secretory phospholipase A2-like — protein: MRSRCLLQVASVLSSLFLTKAHDVSGTGVSCIRSSPAGGQTRVSFVRQDRSGARSLLLTLWSEDAELLACEVHSDPRVTESYAKICEKNDTRGQEVFWKFNLSVLQAPDGPCSPASRSAPGTGGAEGNRRRKRAWIFPGTLWCGSGSKAGGYDQLGMFESADRCCREHDHCRHIIPAFTVNYGVFNSNVFTVSHCECDQRFRECLLGVNDSISSMVGYSFFNILQVPCFELRQQRRCTEMYWFGMCKVAGVAPYAVFKNPLPFNTSDSTATSKPPDAENNQGQLVTKSPTINPRRKSPKAQVRCDSRDPPRGDTFHRRTSKGKGCRRRQNLSKAAPSEMRPASRTPSTTERMKTDILNAFKSNSSLSNKKTAGRRNKIISKKSEISSTKPPNTLPVTPHLHPTTAVVSLAKSNNKRKKAPKQNDCCGPRIPAGGETIQLHCKSCHEQENLSHQMTATQEKSAVNGFQAKLATLENLHLKKKAETSKRHSLTILSDAVITAVPVTTNSPESPDRKSKQENRLKPFVKEEPASSDTAQSTHTATSLHQNNAPPNKTDHKHWCESLKILDECKFKIPPWENKYELQNWESKTAYHCDCTARLALELERLEQPSIVPRLLVDFVSQQCFTLPKEKKCHHRKSCTGGFAKASDLHQALKKIEEKDTTGVQNSNKTRKRGIPVRLYKRCLRLRKEADLMAENR